The following proteins are encoded in a genomic region of Mycolicibacterium confluentis:
- a CDS encoding cytochrome c biogenesis CcdA family protein has product MTGAADLAANGPLLLALGVCVLAGLVSFASPCVVPLVPGYLSYLAAVVGVDDPDSGTVKVSTSTRLRVAGSALLFVAGFTVVFLLGTVAVLGATTTLITNQIVLQRVGGVLTIIMGLAFIGLIPAMQRQVRFTPRTLSTVAGAPLLGAVFGLGWTPCLGPTLTGVITVASATDGASVARGVALVIAYCLGLGIPFVVLAFGSSWAVGALGWLRRNTRIIQIVGGVLLILVGLALVTGAWNEFISWVRDAFISDVRLPL; this is encoded by the coding sequence GTGACCGGCGCGGCCGACCTCGCGGCCAACGGGCCGCTGCTGCTGGCGCTGGGTGTGTGCGTGCTGGCGGGCCTGGTGTCCTTCGCGTCGCCGTGCGTGGTGCCTCTGGTGCCCGGCTACCTGTCGTATCTGGCCGCGGTCGTCGGTGTCGACGACCCGGACTCCGGGACGGTCAAGGTCAGCACCTCGACGCGGCTTCGGGTGGCAGGCTCGGCGCTGCTGTTCGTCGCGGGGTTCACCGTGGTGTTCCTGCTCGGTACGGTCGCCGTGCTCGGTGCGACCACCACCCTGATCACCAATCAGATTGTGCTGCAACGGGTTGGCGGCGTGCTGACCATCATCATGGGTCTGGCCTTCATCGGTCTGATCCCGGCCATGCAGCGTCAGGTGCGGTTCACGCCGCGCACGCTGTCGACCGTCGCCGGTGCGCCCCTGCTGGGTGCCGTGTTCGGCCTCGGGTGGACGCCGTGCCTGGGGCCCACGCTGACCGGCGTGATCACCGTGGCCTCGGCGACCGACGGCGCCAGCGTCGCCCGTGGCGTCGCGCTTGTGATCGCCTACTGCCTGGGTCTCGGTATCCCGTTCGTGGTGCTGGCCTTCGGATCCTCGTGGGCCGTCGGGGCCCTGGGCTGGCTGCGCCGCAACACCCGGATCATTCAGATCGTCGGCGGGGTGCTGCTGATCCTGGTCGGACTGGCTCTGGTCACGGGCGCCTGGAACGAGTTCATCTCGTGGGTGCGCGACGCGTTCATCAGTGACGTGAGGCTTCCGTTGTGA
- a CDS encoding DUF4229 domain-containing protein has protein sequence MVLDVLAYLLARLALVAALAAVIFYGASLFGVKVPLVVALLFAIVVALPLGMWVFAPLRRKATASIAAVDVRRRRDREQLQARLRGDDEGKAE, from the coding sequence ATGGTGCTCGACGTTCTGGCTTACCTGCTGGCGCGGCTGGCTCTGGTGGCGGCGTTGGCCGCCGTGATCTTCTACGGGGCGTCGCTGTTCGGCGTCAAGGTGCCCTTGGTGGTGGCGCTGCTGTTCGCGATCGTCGTGGCCCTGCCGTTGGGCATGTGGGTGTTCGCGCCGCTTCGTCGCAAGGCCACCGCCAGCATCGCGGCCGTCGACGTGCGCCGCCGCCGCGACCGGGAGCAGTTGCAGGCCCGCCTTCGTGGCGATGATGAGGGCAAGGCCGAGTAG
- a CDS encoding serine hydrolase, translating into MTALAPVPTARAVLAQRVSSADAYLATRPGTVGYVVRDRLTGQAYRNTAAATPIWTASTIKLAMVVDLLSRERAGQLTLTPADRQLMSTMVRTSDNAAADTLWDRYGGADHTAFNRNFPAYGLTGVRPQPGFGDVYPYWGFQKATADDFDRLINFTLTRLPAADAAAIVAELQRVGTNQHWGVWGAGASMAPGNKNGWSQEEGGWVVNSVGFAGPGQRYTLAVMNSLGGHGGFDDGVETTTTLAKILLAP; encoded by the coding sequence ATGACGGCGCTGGCCCCGGTTCCGACGGCCCGCGCCGTGCTGGCGCAGCGAGTGAGCAGCGCCGACGCCTACCTGGCCACCCGGCCGGGGACCGTGGGCTACGTCGTGCGCGACCGGCTCACCGGTCAGGCCTACCGCAACACCGCGGCCGCAACGCCGATCTGGACCGCGTCGACCATCAAGCTCGCCATGGTGGTCGATCTGCTGTCCCGCGAGCGCGCGGGTCAACTGACCCTGACTCCCGCCGACCGACAGCTGATGTCGACCATGGTGCGCACCTCCGACAACGCCGCGGCCGACACACTCTGGGACCGCTACGGCGGCGCCGACCACACCGCGTTCAATCGGAATTTCCCCGCCTACGGCCTGACCGGGGTGCGCCCGCAGCCCGGATTCGGCGACGTGTACCCGTACTGGGGTTTCCAGAAGGCGACGGCCGACGACTTCGACCGGCTGATCAACTTCACCCTGACGCGACTGCCCGCCGCCGATGCCGCGGCCATCGTGGCGGAACTGCAACGGGTGGGAACCAACCAGCATTGGGGTGTGTGGGGCGCGGGAGCCTCGATGGCACCTGGCAACAAGAACGGGTGGTCCCAGGAGGAGGGCGGCTGGGTGGTGAACTCGGTCGGCTTCGCCGGGCCGGGTCAGCGGTACACGCTGGCAGTCATGAACTCACTCGGCGGCCACGGCGGTTTCGACGACGGCGTCGAGACCACGACCACACTTGCCAAGATCCTGCTGGCGCCCTGA
- the ccsB gene encoding c-type cytochrome biogenesis protein CcsB gives MISEHVDLGLARYSDWAFTSSIVVLVVALLLLAVELAYSRSRKVSERELVAAGAGSTVAADSATPGVVQKAQGRSVDERVGRAGLALTYLGIALLLACIVLRGLSTSRVPWGNMYEFINLTSLCGLLAAAVVLRKPQYRALWVFVLVPVLILLTVSGRWLYSHAAPVMPALQSYWLPIHVSIVSLGSGVFLVAGVASILFLLKMSRFGAADAEGFLPGIVSRLPDAQTLDRIAYRTTIFAFPVFGFGVIFGAIWAEEAWGRYWGWDPKETVSFIAWVVYAAYLHARSTAGWRDRKAAWINVVGFVAMVFNLFFINLVTVGLHSYAGVG, from the coding sequence ATGATCTCCGAGCACGTGGACCTCGGCTTGGCCCGCTATTCCGACTGGGCCTTCACGTCCTCGATCGTGGTGCTCGTCGTCGCGCTGCTGCTGCTGGCCGTGGAACTGGCCTACAGCCGCAGTCGCAAGGTCAGCGAGCGTGAACTCGTCGCGGCCGGCGCGGGGTCGACGGTCGCCGCCGACAGTGCCACCCCCGGGGTGGTGCAGAAGGCGCAGGGCCGCTCGGTCGACGAACGTGTGGGCCGGGCCGGGCTGGCGCTGACCTACCTCGGCATCGCGCTGTTGCTGGCGTGCATCGTGCTGCGCGGGCTGTCCACCAGTCGCGTGCCGTGGGGCAACATGTACGAGTTCATCAACCTCACGAGCCTGTGCGGTCTACTGGCCGCCGCCGTGGTGCTGCGCAAGCCGCAGTATCGCGCGCTGTGGGTGTTCGTACTGGTGCCGGTGCTGATTCTGCTGACTGTCTCGGGCCGCTGGCTCTACAGCCACGCGGCGCCCGTCATGCCCGCGCTGCAGTCCTACTGGCTGCCGATCCACGTCTCGATCGTGAGCCTCGGTTCCGGGGTGTTCCTGGTGGCGGGTGTGGCCAGCATCCTGTTCCTGCTCAAGATGTCGCGCTTCGGTGCCGCCGATGCCGAGGGCTTCCTGCCCGGGATCGTCTCGCGCCTGCCCGATGCCCAGACGCTGGACCGCATCGCCTACCGCACCACGATCTTCGCGTTCCCGGTGTTCGGCTTCGGTGTCATTTTCGGTGCCATCTGGGCCGAGGAGGCGTGGGGCCGGTACTGGGGCTGGGATCCCAAGGAGACCGTGTCGTTCATCGCATGGGTGGTGTACGCCGCCTACCTGCACGCGCGTTCGACCGCGGGTTGGCGTGACCGCAAGGCGGCCTGGATCAACGTGGTCGGCTTCGTCGCGATGGTGTTCAACCTGTTCTTCATCAACCTCGTGACGGTCGGCCTGCACTCGTACGCCGGCGTCGGCTGA
- a CDS encoding DUF6480 family protein → MTDQPKSPDPEPDQTPGLADGGGVEPGDTPPDSDQLSATSNADPPVRHRASPTSVVAFAAVAVFILLFVAAAVLLIARMTGALG, encoded by the coding sequence ATGACGGATCAACCCAAGTCTCCCGATCCCGAGCCGGACCAGACCCCGGGGCTGGCTGACGGCGGCGGCGTCGAACCCGGCGACACACCGCCGGACTCCGATCAGCTGTCGGCGACGTCCAATGCGGATCCACCCGTGCGGCACCGCGCCAGTCCCACCTCGGTCGTGGCGTTCGCCGCCGTAGCGGTGTTCATCCTGCTGTTCGTGGCCGCCGCGGTGCTGCTGATCGCCAGGATGACGGGCGCGCTGGGCTGA
- a CDS encoding MinD/ParA family ATP-binding protein, which produces MTQAEPRDPEDGARHSAPEPTPSAGFRAEHRFATPSAPVPAPAAEPDWNTATPATGIPAAAPYGAPYYGPPPTGPAPGPQYTGPHPTGPHPTGPHPAQNPPLSQYQPAVPQSPYPDLSTHALLRPVKPAPMHGWRRAVYLASGKLINVGESAKETHHRNLVAHVNRPLGGCYKIAVLSLKGGVGKTTITATLGATLASIRGDRVIAVDANPDRGTLSQKVALQTPATVRDLLRDADHVARYSDVRRYTSQGPNRLEVLASDSDPAVSDAFSSPDYTRTLDVLERFYSLVLTDCGTGLMHSAMSAVLAQADTLIVVSSGSVDGARSASATLDWLEAHGHEALVRSSVCVVNAVRPRSGKVDMQKVVDHFSRRCRAVRQVPFDPHLEEGAEISLDRLKPSTREALLDLAAVVADGFPADFRPGPSR; this is translated from the coding sequence TTGACGCAGGCCGAACCGCGCGACCCTGAGGACGGGGCCCGGCATTCGGCGCCCGAACCGACGCCCAGCGCCGGTTTCCGCGCCGAACATCGTTTCGCGACGCCGTCTGCCCCCGTGCCCGCGCCCGCGGCAGAGCCTGACTGGAACACCGCGACGCCCGCGACCGGGATCCCCGCCGCCGCGCCGTACGGTGCGCCCTACTACGGCCCGCCGCCGACGGGCCCCGCGCCGGGACCGCAATACACGGGTCCACACCCCACGGGTCCGCACCCCACGGGTCCGCACCCCGCGCAGAACCCGCCGCTGTCGCAGTATCAGCCAGCCGTGCCGCAGTCGCCGTATCCGGACCTGTCCACCCACGCGCTGCTGCGTCCCGTGAAACCCGCTCCCATGCACGGTTGGCGGCGTGCGGTCTACCTGGCGTCGGGCAAGCTCATCAACGTCGGGGAGAGCGCCAAGGAGACGCATCACCGCAATCTCGTCGCGCACGTCAACCGGCCGTTGGGCGGCTGCTACAAGATCGCGGTGCTGAGCCTGAAGGGCGGTGTGGGCAAGACAACCATCACTGCGACGCTCGGGGCGACGCTCGCCTCGATCCGCGGTGACCGGGTGATCGCGGTGGACGCCAACCCCGACCGCGGCACGCTGAGCCAGAAGGTGGCCCTGCAGACGCCGGCCACGGTCCGCGATCTGCTGCGCGACGCCGACCATGTGGCGCGTTACAGCGATGTGCGCCGCTACACCTCACAGGGGCCCAACCGTCTGGAGGTCTTGGCCTCGGACAGCGATCCGGCGGTCTCGGATGCGTTCAGCTCACCGGACTACACGCGGACCCTCGACGTCCTGGAGCGCTTCTACAGCCTGGTGCTGACCGACTGCGGGACGGGTCTGATGCACTCGGCGATGTCGGCCGTGCTGGCCCAGGCCGACACCCTCATCGTGGTGAGTTCGGGTTCGGTGGACGGTGCGCGCAGTGCGTCGGCGACGCTCGACTGGCTTGAGGCGCACGGCCACGAGGCGCTGGTGCGCAGTTCGGTCTGTGTCGTGAACGCGGTGCGGCCACGCTCAGGCAAGGTCGACATGCAGAAGGTCGTCGATCACTTCTCCCGGCGCTGCCGAGCGGTGCGACAGGTGCCATTCGATCCGCACCTGGAAGAGGGCGCCGAGATCAGCTTGGACCGACTCAAGCCCTCGACACGGGAGGCACTGCTCGATCTGGCTGCCGTGGTCGCCGACGGCTTCCCGGCTGACTTCCGGCCGGGCCCGTCGCGCTAG
- a CDS encoding polyphosphate polymerase domain-containing protein, which yields MGVFDRFARRSQEHPRHSYEDVPTQPTGYQQTASRLHAFNRYEIKYLLDEFKVPQLREALGEHMSADPYSPHGGYPVTSLYYDTPDLRFYWEKIEGLRFRRKLRMRLYGDPSDCTDETPVQIEIKQRVNRVTQKRRMALPYATARAWLDHREPPQSSGTERAFVDEVSTLIGNLDLRPIVTTGYLREAFVGRDADLGLRVTIDHRVHGRDRDFGFASGAQNRFIIPPRLAIVEIKANERVPYWVTDLAARIDMSVVRISKYCQSVQAFELAPRSRHGAPELSFDEFPSVSS from the coding sequence ATGGGTGTGTTCGACCGGTTCGCCAGAAGGTCGCAGGAACACCCTCGGCACAGCTACGAGGATGTCCCCACCCAGCCGACGGGCTACCAACAGACCGCGAGTCGGTTGCACGCGTTCAACCGCTACGAGATCAAGTACCTGCTCGACGAGTTCAAGGTTCCGCAACTGCGCGAGGCACTCGGCGAGCACATGAGCGCCGACCCGTACTCACCGCACGGCGGGTATCCGGTGACGTCCCTGTACTACGACACGCCCGATCTGCGCTTCTACTGGGAGAAGATCGAAGGTCTGCGGTTTCGCCGCAAACTGCGGATGCGTCTCTACGGCGACCCCTCCGACTGCACCGACGAGACACCTGTGCAGATCGAGATCAAGCAGAGGGTCAACAGGGTCACACAGAAACGCCGGATGGCCCTGCCGTACGCCACGGCGAGGGCCTGGCTGGACCATCGCGAACCACCGCAGTCCAGCGGCACCGAGCGTGCGTTCGTCGACGAGGTGAGCACGCTGATCGGCAACCTCGATCTGCGGCCCATCGTCACCACGGGCTATCTGCGCGAAGCGTTCGTGGGACGCGACGCAGACCTCGGCCTACGGGTCACCATCGACCACCGCGTGCACGGCCGGGACCGCGACTTCGGATTCGCCTCCGGCGCGCAGAACCGGTTCATCATCCCGCCCCGGTTGGCGATCGTGGAGATCAAGGCCAACGAGCGGGTGCCCTACTGGGTCACCGACCTGGCCGCACGGATCGACATGTCCGTCGTGCGGATCTCGAAGTACTGCCAGTCCGTGCAGGCCTTCGAGCTGGCACCGCGGTCCCGGCACGGCGCTCCCGAACTCTCGTTCGACGAATTCCCTTCTGTATCAAGCTGA
- the resB gene encoding cytochrome c biogenesis protein ResB, translating to MGTALVLLFLVALAAVPGALLPQRSLNASKVDEYLAQHPTIGPWLDRFQFFEVFGSFWFTAIYVLLFVSLVGCLTPRMIEHARTLRATPVPAPRNLGRLPKHAEGSVTGAPRAVAERMASRLRGWRTVIREQDGTTELSAEKGYLREFGNLVFHFSLLGLLVAVAAGKMFGYEGNVIVIADRGPGFCSASPAAFDSFRAGNTVDGTSLYPMCIRVNDFEANYLDNGQATSFSANIDYQVGEDLVSGQWQPYKLEVNRPLRVGGDRVYLQGHGYAPTFTVTFPNGQTRSQTIQWRPDDQLTLLSSGVMRIDPPAGMYPDEGERRKNQIAIQGLLAPTELLHGTLLSSSFPALNNPAVAVDIYRGDTGLDTGRPQSLFTLDPRMIDQGRLTKVDRVNLRLGQDVRLDDGTVVRFERVTPFVNLQVSHDPAQVWVLVFALTMMAGLLVSLVVRRRRIWVRLSPVAAADAENADVAGTVNVELGGLARTDNSGWGDEFERLVERLLAPAPDAAVDPATAREKV from the coding sequence ATGGGCACGGCCCTGGTGCTGCTGTTCCTGGTGGCTCTGGCCGCGGTGCCCGGCGCGCTGCTGCCGCAGCGCAGCCTGAACGCCAGCAAGGTCGACGAGTACCTGGCCCAACACCCGACCATCGGCCCCTGGCTGGACCGCTTCCAGTTCTTCGAGGTGTTCGGAAGCTTCTGGTTCACCGCGATCTACGTGCTGCTGTTCGTGTCGTTGGTGGGGTGTCTGACCCCGCGGATGATCGAGCACGCACGCACGCTGCGCGCGACGCCCGTCCCGGCCCCGCGCAACCTGGGACGTCTCCCCAAGCACGCCGAGGGATCGGTGACCGGTGCGCCGCGCGCCGTGGCCGAGCGGATGGCGTCGCGCCTGCGCGGGTGGCGCACGGTGATCCGCGAGCAGGACGGCACGACCGAACTGTCGGCGGAGAAGGGCTACCTGCGCGAGTTCGGCAACCTGGTGTTCCACTTCTCGCTGCTCGGCCTGCTGGTCGCGGTCGCGGCGGGCAAGATGTTCGGCTACGAGGGCAACGTCATCGTGATCGCCGACCGCGGTCCCGGCTTCTGCTCGGCGTCGCCCGCCGCGTTCGACTCATTCCGGGCCGGCAACACCGTGGACGGCACGTCGCTGTACCCGATGTGCATCCGGGTCAACGACTTCGAGGCCAACTACCTGGACAACGGGCAGGCGACGTCGTTCAGCGCGAACATCGACTACCAGGTGGGCGAGGACTTGGTGTCCGGCCAGTGGCAGCCCTACAAGCTCGAGGTGAACCGCCCGCTGCGCGTCGGTGGTGACCGGGTGTACCTGCAGGGACACGGTTACGCGCCGACCTTCACCGTGACGTTCCCCAACGGCCAGACCCGCTCGCAGACCATCCAGTGGCGGCCCGACGACCAGCTCACGCTGCTGTCGTCCGGTGTGATGCGCATCGACCCGCCCGCGGGCATGTATCCCGACGAGGGCGAACGCCGCAAGAACCAGATCGCGATCCAGGGCCTGCTGGCGCCCACCGAACTGCTGCACGGCACACTGCTGTCGTCGAGCTTCCCCGCGCTGAACAACCCGGCCGTGGCCGTCGACATCTACCGCGGCGACACCGGGCTCGACACCGGCAGGCCGCAGTCCCTGTTCACGCTCGACCCGCGGATGATCGACCAGGGCCGGCTCACCAAGGTCGACCGGGTCAACCTGCGACTCGGCCAGGACGTCCGTCTCGACGACGGCACCGTGGTCCGGTTCGAGCGCGTGACGCCGTTCGTGAACCTGCAGGTGTCGCACGACCCCGCGCAGGTGTGGGTCCTGGTGTTCGCGCTCACAATGATGGCGGGCCTGCTGGTGTCGCTCGTCGTGCGCCGGCGGCGGATCTGGGTGCGGCTGTCCCCGGTCGCGGCCGCCGATGCGGAGAATGCCGATGTCGCCGGTACCGTGAACGTCGAACTGGGTGGTCTGGCGCGTACCGACAACTCCGGCTGGGGCGATGAGTTCGAACGCCTCGTCGAACGGCTGCTCGCGCCTGCCCCGGATGCCGCGGTCGATCCGGCGACCGCAAGAGAGAAGGTGTGA
- a CDS encoding DUF4956 domain-containing protein produces MTIDLQDLSGTFTVFDVAASLALSFVLASVIGWVYRYTHKNVSYSQSYVQTLVMVCMVISVIMLVVGSNIARAFALVGALSVIRFRNAIKETRDVGFIFLAMAVGMTTGTRFYVLAVAATVVICLVLVIMYRFNWFKLDVQRQVVKVQVPPEPEYTARVEDVLIEFCSEFELVSTESARSGALTELYYTAALKKGRTSGELIPALSAVNSGQRVTVLTGYDQTDI; encoded by the coding sequence ATGACCATCGATCTGCAAGACCTCAGCGGCACCTTCACGGTGTTCGACGTGGCGGCCTCACTGGCGCTGTCATTCGTGCTGGCCTCCGTCATCGGATGGGTCTACCGCTACACCCACAAGAACGTCTCCTACAGCCAGTCCTACGTGCAGACCCTGGTCATGGTGTGCATGGTGATCTCGGTGATCATGCTGGTCGTCGGGTCCAACATCGCCCGCGCATTCGCCCTCGTCGGCGCACTGTCGGTGATCCGATTCCGCAACGCCATCAAGGAGACTCGCGACGTCGGGTTCATCTTCCTGGCCATGGCCGTCGGCATGACCACGGGCACCCGCTTCTACGTGCTGGCGGTCGCGGCCACCGTGGTGATCTGCCTGGTGCTCGTCATCATGTACCGGTTCAACTGGTTCAAGCTCGACGTACAGCGCCAGGTGGTCAAGGTGCAGGTGCCGCCAGAGCCTGAGTACACCGCCCGCGTCGAGGACGTGCTGATCGAGTTCTGCAGCGAATTCGAGCTCGTCTCAACGGAATCAGCCCGTTCCGGGGCACTCACCGAGCTGTATTACACCGCTGCGCTGAAGAAGGGCCGCACCTCCGGTGAGCTGATCCCCGCGCTGAGCGCGGTCAACTCCGGACAGCGCGTGACAGTCCTGACCGGGTACGACCAGACCGACATCTGA
- a CDS encoding CotH kinase family protein, with the protein MPEACRTAPPPRRLVHRLPVRLRQHWKLLAALVVVTVTLAAAFGQTTIRPYITGDVAVMRSEITDNIAGTVDLFDPAVEHSLVVDITPAEYQAMVSAYESDGEKKWVTADVTLDGTVISDAAVRLKGNSTLMGLRGDFPPPGEGAGPAGPPPGGPPHGAPGAPGAGPPPGDLKGDPMAMFHNADPEDPTTLPLLISFNENADGRGYQGMTELSVRPGTPVLNEALALSLTAATGQPTQRFAYAAYTINGQTTTRLLLEHPDETYAETLFDSPGYLYKADANSTLAFKSTDQSAYAGQFKQINSAEAGNLAPIINFLRWLEAADEDEFDAHLADWVDVDSFARYVATQNLLINADDMAGPGQNYYLWFDLATKKLSVLSWDLNLAMVGDAAIGPDDKVELPPPPPGVNLPEPPGGFEALFKGNPLKERFLASTEFAPAYHDAYWELYDEMYADGRAQALLDRIAATIPLTDGLSREDLNQAVQSTRDWIDQRVNRLEELRPR; encoded by the coding sequence ATGCCCGAGGCTTGCAGGACCGCGCCGCCGCCGCGACGGCTCGTCCACCGGCTTCCGGTCCGTCTGCGGCAGCATTGGAAACTGCTCGCGGCGCTGGTGGTGGTCACCGTGACCCTGGCCGCGGCGTTCGGCCAGACCACCATCCGCCCGTACATCACGGGTGACGTCGCGGTGATGCGCTCTGAGATCACCGACAACATCGCAGGCACCGTCGACCTGTTCGACCCGGCCGTCGAGCACAGCCTCGTCGTCGACATCACCCCCGCCGAGTATCAGGCCATGGTCTCGGCGTACGAGTCCGACGGCGAGAAGAAGTGGGTCACGGCCGACGTCACGCTCGACGGGACCGTGATCAGTGACGCCGCGGTGCGTCTGAAGGGCAACTCGACCCTGATGGGCCTGCGCGGCGACTTCCCGCCGCCCGGGGAAGGCGCGGGCCCGGCTGGCCCGCCACCCGGCGGTCCACCGCACGGCGCACCTGGTGCTCCCGGGGCGGGTCCTCCGCCCGGCGACCTCAAGGGCGACCCGATGGCGATGTTCCACAACGCCGACCCCGAGGACCCCACGACGCTGCCGCTGTTGATCAGCTTCAACGAGAACGCCGACGGGCGCGGGTACCAGGGCATGACCGAACTGTCGGTGCGCCCCGGCACGCCCGTTCTCAACGAGGCCCTGGCACTGTCGCTGACCGCGGCCACCGGGCAGCCCACGCAGCGCTTCGCCTACGCGGCCTACACGATCAACGGACAGACGACGACGCGCCTGCTGCTCGAACACCCCGACGAGACCTACGCCGAGACGCTCTTCGACTCACCCGGCTACCTCTACAAGGCGGATGCGAACTCCACGCTGGCGTTCAAGAGCACCGATCAGTCGGCGTACGCCGGGCAGTTCAAGCAGATCAACTCGGCCGAGGCCGGCAACCTGGCGCCCATCATCAACTTTCTCCGGTGGCTCGAAGCCGCCGATGAGGACGAGTTCGACGCGCACCTGGCCGACTGGGTCGACGTCGACTCCTTCGCCCGCTACGTGGCCACCCAGAACCTGCTGATCAACGCCGACGATATGGCCGGGCCGGGCCAGAACTACTACCTGTGGTTCGACCTCGCCACCAAGAAGCTGTCGGTCCTGTCATGGGACCTCAACCTGGCGATGGTCGGGGACGCGGCGATCGGGCCGGACGACAAGGTGGAGCTTCCGCCCCCACCGCCCGGAGTGAACCTTCCCGAGCCACCCGGCGGCTTCGAGGCACTCTTCAAGGGCAATCCGCTCAAGGAGCGGTTCCTCGCGTCGACGGAGTTCGCACCGGCCTATCACGACGCGTATTGGGAGCTCTACGACGAGATGTACGCCGACGGGCGGGCGCAGGCCCTGCTCGACCGGATCGCCGCGACGATCCCGCTGACCGACGGGCTCAGCCGCGAGGACCTGAACCAAGCCGTGCAGTCGACGCGCGACTGGATCGACCAGCGCGTGAACAGGCTCGAGGAACTGCGGCCGCGATGA